AGATGATCCGCCGCGCGAAGGCGCGCGGGTTCATCTGCACCCTCACCACGAACGGCGTGCTGCTCGCGCGGCACGCCCGCGATCTTGTGGCGGCGGGCCTGGACAGCATCGTGCTCTCCATCGACGGCCCGGAGGAGATCCACGACGCGACGCGGGGGGTGCAAGGGACCTTCTCCCGCGCCCGCGACGGGGCGCGGGAGATCGCCCGCCTGAAGCGGGAGACCGGCGCCGTGAAGCCGCGCCTGCGGGTGAACTGCACCATCAACAGCCGCAATATCTCCGTCCTCGGCTCGATGCCGGAAGTCGCCGCGGGGTTCGGGGCGGATAGTCTCCTCTTCTCGCACCTCTGGTTCTGGGACGCGGGGATCGTCGAGCGACACAACCGTCTGTGCGGCGATCTCTGCCCGGTCGTCGAGCAGAACACGCACGAACTCGATCTGATAGACCCGGCGATCGTCGCCCGGGAACTCGACCGGGCGCGGGCGAGGCGGGCGGGCATCGCGGTCAAGTGCCTCCCGGAGCTCGACGCGGAGGGGGTGCGGCGCTACTACACGGAGCGCACGGCGCCGGTGACCCGCCTCGCGTGCCGGGCGGTGTGGCTGAGCGCGTTCGTCATGCCGTCGGGCGAGCTCCTCCCGTGCCTGGACTACTCGTACGGCAACCTCAACGAACGCCCCTGGGAGGAGCTGTGGAACGGTCCGCGGGCGCGCCTGTTCAGGAAGCGGCTTCGCCGTACGCGGATCTTCCCCGGATGCGTGCGCTGCTGTTTGCTCTACGCGTTTTGAGTTCGCGCCAGTCGTGTGCGTCGGCGTGCGGGCAGGTCCGCCACGTCGGACGCGGGAACGGGAGGTTCGATGGCCGACAGGGTGAGGGAGTTCTGGGAGGCGGAGGCGACCACCTTCGACGCGATCTACTCGGGGTCGAAGGGACCGGTCAGGCGCTGGCTCGACCGGACGCTGCGCCGGGACATAGGCGCCCGTTTCGACGAGACGATGCGGGAGTGCGCCGACGCGTCGGGGGCGGAGGTTTTGGACGTCGGCTGCGGCAGCGGCCGCTACGCGATCGCGCTTGCCCTCCGCGGCGCGAGGGTGACGGGCGTGGACACCGCGGCGCCGATGCTCGAACTCGCCCGCCGGCTCGCCGCGGAGCGCGGCTGCGCCGCGCGCTGTCGATTCGTCCTCTCCGAGTTCCTCTCGGCGCCGCTCGCCCGTGGGTACGACCTGACGCTCGCGATAGGGTTCTTCGACTACATCGCAGACCCGCGCCCCCACCTGGAGAGGATGGCGGCGTCGGCGGGGCGGGGGGGGAAACTGATCGCCACCTTCC
The sequence above is a segment of the Chlamydiota bacterium genome. Coding sequences within it:
- a CDS encoding radical SAM protein, yielding MNEARRYLRILRDDPRYALRTAAAKLRTRFPADYLFLRSGRAFTPVHLTLELTHRCNLKCHMCDLYGGGREIDSIRSRREAPGGELGPELFERLCASFGFMKPVLSFGGGEPLLHPRAAEMIRRAKARGFICTLTTNGVLLARHARDLVAAGLDSIVLSIDGPEEIHDATRGVQGTFSRARDGAREIARLKRETGAVKPRLRVNCTINSRNISVLGSMPEVAAGFGADSLLFSHLWFWDAGIVERHNRLCGDLCPVVEQNTHELDLIDPAIVARELDRARARRAGIAVKCLPELDAEGVRRYYTERTAPVTRLACRAVWLSAFVMPSGELLPCLDYSYGNLNERPWEELWNGPRARLFRKRLRRTRIFPGCVRCCLLYAF
- a CDS encoding class I SAM-dependent methyltransferase, translated to MADRVREFWEAEATTFDAIYSGSKGPVRRWLDRTLRRDIGARFDETMRECADASGAEVLDVGCGSGRYAIALALRGARVTGVDTAAPMLELARRLAAERGCAARCRFVLSEFLSAPLARGYDLTLAIGFFDYIADPRPHLERMAASAGRGGKLIATFPRLWTWRAPLRKARLAARGCPVYFYTRARVWRLLEETGWSPARVGRVGKLHFAVAMKR